In Rattus norvegicus strain BN/NHsdMcwi chromosome 1, GRCr8, whole genome shotgun sequence, a genomic segment contains:
- the Ppp2r5b gene encoding serine/threonine-protein phosphatase 2A 56 kDa regulatory subunit beta isoform, whose translation METKLPPASTPTSPSSPGLSPVPPPDKVDGFSRRSLRRARPRRSHSSSQFRYQSNQQELTPLPLLKDVPASELHELLSRKLAQCGVMFDFLDCVADLKGKEVKRAALNELVECVGSTRGVLIEPVYPDIIRMISVNIFRTLPPSENPEFDPEEDEPNLEPSWPHLQLVYEFFLRFLESPDFQPSVAKRYVDQKFVLMLLELFDSEDPREREYLKTILHRVYGKFLGLRAYIRKQCNHIFLRFIYELEHFNGVAELLEILGSIINGFALPLKTEHKQFLVRVLIPLHSVKSLSVFHAQLAYCVVQFLEKDATLTEHVIRGLLKYWPKTCTQKEVMFLGEMEEILDVIEPSQFVKIQEPLFKQVARCVSSPHFQVAERALYFWNNEYILSLIEDNCHTVLPAVFGTLYQVSKEHWNQTIVSLIYNVLKTFMEMNGKLFDELTASYKLEKQQEQQKAQERQELWRGLEELRLRRLQGTQGAKEAPVPRPTPQVAASGGQS comes from the exons ATGGAGACGAAGCTGCCCCCTGCAAGCACCCCCACAAGCCCCTCCTCCCCGGGGCTGTCTCCAGTGCCACCACCAGACAAGGTGGATGGCTTCTCCCGCCGATCCCTCCGCAGGGCCCGGCCCCGACGCTCACACAGCTCTTCTCAGTTCCGCTATCAGAGCAACCAGCAAGAGCTCACTCCACTGCCCCTGCTCAAAG aTGTGCCAGCCTCTGAGTTACATGAGTTGCTAAGCCGGAAACTGGCCCAATGTGGGGTGATGTTTGACTTCTTGGACTGTGTGGCTGACCTCAAGGGCAAGGAGGTGAAGCGTGCAGCCCTCAATGAACTTGTGGAATGTGTGGGGAGCACCCGGGGGGTCCTCATTGAGCCTGTCTACCCAGACATCATCCGCATG atatcagtaaatatcttccggACCCTGCCGCCCAGTGAGAACCCTGAATTTGACCCTGAAGAAGATGAGCCCAACCTTGAGCCTTCGTGGCCACATCTACAG CTGGTATATGAGTTTTTCCTGCGGTTCTTGGAGAGTCCAGATTTCCAGCCCTCTGTGGCCAAGAGATACGTGGATCAAAAGTTTGTTCTGATG ctcctggagcTATTTGACAGCGAGGACCCCCGGGAACGTGAGTACCTCAAGACCATCTTGCATCGGGTATACGGCAAGTTCCTGGGTCTCCGGGCCTACATCCGCAAACAGTGCAACCACATCTTCCTCCG GTTCATCTATGAGCTGGAGCACTTTAATGGTGTGGCTGAGCTGTTAGAGATCTTAGGAAG CATCATCAATGGCTTTGCGCTGCCCCTGAAGACTGAGCACAAACAGTTCCTGGTTCGAGTCCTCATCCCCTTGCACTCTGTCAAGTCACTGTCTGTTTTTCATGCTCAG CTGGCATACTGTGTGGTGCAGTTCCTGGAGAAGGATGCGACCTTGACAGAGCAT GTTATCCGGGGGCTTCTCAAATACTGGCCTAAAACCTGCACCCAGAAGGAG GTGATGTTCCTGGGGGAGATGGAAGAGATTCTCGATGTGATCGAGCCCTCCCAGTTTGTGAAGATCCAGGAGCCTCTCTTCAAGCAGGTGGCTCGCTgtgtctccagcccccatttccaG GTTGCAGAGCGGGCTCTGTATTTCTGGAACAATGAGTACATCCTGAGCCTCATTGAGGACAACTGCCACACTGTGCTGCCTGCGGTATTTGGGACCCTCTACCAAGTGTCCAAGGAGCACTGGAATCA AACCATCGTGTCCCTGATCTACAACGTGCTCAAGACTTTCATGGAGATGAATGGGAAGCTGTTTGATGAGCTTACAGCCTCCTACAAGCTAGAAAAACAGCA GGAGCAGCagaaggcccaggagcggcaggaactTTGGCGAGGCTTGGAGGAACTGCGGTTACGCCGGCTACAGGGGACCCAAGGGGCCAAGGAAGCCCCTGTCCCAAGGCCTACGCCCCAGGTGGCTGCCAGTGGGGGTCAAAGCTAG
- the Ppp2r5b gene encoding serine/threonine-protein phosphatase 2A 56 kDa regulatory subunit beta isoform isoform X1: METKLPPASTPTSPSSPGLSPVPPPDKVDGFSRRSLRRARPRRSHSSSQFRYQSNQQELTPLPLLKDVPASELHELLSRKLAQCGVMFDFLDCVADLKGKEVKRAALNELVECVGSTRGVLIEPVYPDIIRMISVNIFRTLPPSENPEFDPEEDEPNLEPSWPHLQLVYEFFLRFLESPDFQPSVAKRYVDQKFVLMLLELFDSEDPREREYLKTILHRVYGKFLGLRAYIRKQCNHIFLRFIYELEHFNGVAELLEILGR; this comes from the exons ATGGAGACGAAGCTGCCCCCTGCAAGCACCCCCACAAGCCCCTCCTCCCCGGGGCTGTCTCCAGTGCCACCACCAGACAAGGTGGATGGCTTCTCCCGCCGATCCCTCCGCAGGGCCCGGCCCCGACGCTCACACAGCTCTTCTCAGTTCCGCTATCAGAGCAACCAGCAAGAGCTCACTCCACTGCCCCTGCTCAAAG aTGTGCCAGCCTCTGAGTTACATGAGTTGCTAAGCCGGAAACTGGCCCAATGTGGGGTGATGTTTGACTTCTTGGACTGTGTGGCTGACCTCAAGGGCAAGGAGGTGAAGCGTGCAGCCCTCAATGAACTTGTGGAATGTGTGGGGAGCACCCGGGGGGTCCTCATTGAGCCTGTCTACCCAGACATCATCCGCATG atatcagtaaatatcttccggACCCTGCCGCCCAGTGAGAACCCTGAATTTGACCCTGAAGAAGATGAGCCCAACCTTGAGCCTTCGTGGCCACATCTACAG CTGGTATATGAGTTTTTCCTGCGGTTCTTGGAGAGTCCAGATTTCCAGCCCTCTGTGGCCAAGAGATACGTGGATCAAAAGTTTGTTCTGATG ctcctggagcTATTTGACAGCGAGGACCCCCGGGAACGTGAGTACCTCAAGACCATCTTGCATCGGGTATACGGCAAGTTCCTGGGTCTCCGGGCCTACATCCGCAAACAGTGCAACCACATCTTCCTCCG GTTCATCTATGAGCTGGAGCACTTTAATGGTGTGGCTGAGCTGTTAGAGATCTTAGGAAG GTGA